A window from Shewanella livingstonensis encodes these proteins:
- a CDS encoding glucan 1,4-alpha-glucosidase has protein sequence MFKPLLTHRSAMATAISACILGLSLSACSPADNQTEALTVTSAEMHKVAPGAPGIEPTWAFAGKTGIGTSFEPYVNGQYQDTAANPVSKVWFSIAQGVLTETMFGLIHNAQLKELQFIISGNDFVDTEKDNTISTIEYLDTDDMGRPLSLAYKIINKDVEGKYQIEKHIFTDPDRNSLMMKVTFTAFEAGITPHLYVNPHIDNSGANDIASVEGQALVAHTSGANSSVMTVKTDVDFVVASAGFVGTSDGLMDLQDNGKLDALYQTTSDTNQGGNVALTAQYPTLANANDSLSFNLVIGFGKDKASSLATTQATLDAGYDAVKQAYLGDDSHLGWKDYLASLNPLNNMSKSTTDNGKLLYASALVLKAQEDKTHAGALIASLSNPWGDTVSATVGSTGYKAVWPRDFYQCAMAFLAMGDTQTPKVAFEYLKQVQVKQQTPGFAGTPGWFLQKTHVDGEIEWVGVQLDQTAMPIMLGWKLWQAGVLSDVEITQWYQQMLKPAAEFLVKGGKVKLDWNDTEITPPSTQQERWEEQAGFSPSTTAAVIAGLVAASDIATLVKDQQASVYADLAHKLQRQLQTTMVTTTSVLGEQSSGEQSSGKSAPYYVRISPNGNPNNADKLLDNNGKPGLDQRMILDGGFLELVRYGVVDAQDPVIKNSVMLIDNQSLEDNLRVKYEFTAKDGSKIPGYRRYGNDGYGEDTVTGLSYAEKGNTVDQRGRVWPFFTGERGHYELALAKANGTLSADTKQALINTYVKGMETFANQGLMLPEQAWDGIGNATPYDYKMGQGTNSATPLAWTHAEYVKLVRSMTDEQVWDFYPVVKQQLAQ, from the coding sequence ATGTTCAAGCCTTTACTCACCCATCGCAGCGCTATGGCGACTGCAATAAGCGCCTGCATTCTCGGTTTATCGTTAAGTGCATGCTCACCTGCTGACAATCAAACTGAAGCACTCACAGTAACATCGGCTGAAATGCATAAGGTTGCCCCTGGCGCGCCGGGTATTGAGCCAACATGGGCATTTGCAGGTAAAACAGGTATTGGCACATCGTTTGAACCCTATGTTAATGGCCAGTATCAAGACACCGCGGCAAACCCTGTCAGTAAAGTGTGGTTTTCGATTGCCCAAGGTGTGTTAACCGAGACCATGTTTGGCCTTATTCATAATGCCCAGCTCAAAGAACTGCAATTTATTATTAGCGGCAATGACTTTGTTGATACTGAAAAAGATAACACCATTAGCACCATTGAATATTTAGATACCGATGATATGGGCCGCCCTTTGTCTTTGGCTTATAAAATAATCAATAAAGATGTTGAAGGTAAATACCAAATCGAGAAGCATATTTTTACCGACCCTGATAGAAATAGCCTAATGATGAAAGTCACTTTTACTGCATTTGAAGCAGGTATCACTCCGCACCTGTATGTTAATCCACACATTGATAACAGCGGCGCCAATGACATCGCTAGCGTTGAAGGCCAAGCGTTAGTGGCTCACACCAGCGGTGCAAACTCGAGCGTAATGACGGTGAAAACTGATGTCGATTTTGTTGTCGCCAGTGCAGGATTTGTGGGCACATCTGATGGCCTAATGGATTTACAAGATAACGGTAAACTCGACGCACTGTATCAAACCACTAGCGATACTAACCAAGGTGGCAATGTTGCGCTAACGGCTCAATACCCTACCCTTGCCAATGCAAATGACAGCTTAAGCTTTAATCTGGTTATTGGTTTTGGTAAAGACAAAGCCAGCAGCTTAGCCACTACCCAAGCCACATTAGATGCCGGTTACGATGCGGTTAAACAAGCCTATTTAGGTGATGACAGCCATTTGGGCTGGAAAGACTATTTAGCATCACTTAACCCATTAAATAACATGAGCAAAAGCACCACTGATAATGGCAAATTACTTTATGCCAGTGCGCTAGTGTTAAAAGCTCAAGAAGATAAAACCCATGCTGGTGCGTTAATCGCCTCACTGTCTAACCCATGGGGTGATACCGTTTCAGCAACCGTTGGCAGTACTGGCTACAAAGCGGTGTGGCCACGTGATTTCTACCAATGCGCTATGGCATTTTTGGCCATGGGCGATACCCAAACGCCCAAAGTCGCCTTTGAGTATTTAAAGCAAGTACAAGTTAAGCAACAAACACCCGGTTTTGCGGGCACCCCGGGATGGTTTTTACAGAAAACCCATGTGGATGGTGAAATTGAATGGGTTGGCGTGCAGCTCGATCAAACGGCTATGCCAATCATGCTTGGTTGGAAGTTATGGCAAGCAGGCGTGCTAAGCGACGTTGAAATAACTCAGTGGTACCAACAGATGCTTAAACCTGCAGCTGAGTTTTTAGTCAAAGGCGGCAAGGTAAAGCTGGACTGGAACGACACTGAAATCACGCCACCAAGTACTCAACAAGAGCGCTGGGAAGAACAAGCCGGATTTTCACCTTCAACGACCGCTGCGGTTATTGCAGGTTTAGTGGCCGCCAGCGACATCGCTACGTTGGTAAAAGATCAACAAGCATCAGTATATGCCGACTTAGCGCATAAGTTACAACGTCAGCTGCAAACCACCATGGTGACCACAACAAGCGTACTAGGAGAGCAATCTAGCGGCGAGCAATCTAGCGGAAAATCGGCTCCTTATTATGTGCGTATTAGCCCTAATGGTAATCCAAACAACGCAGATAAACTCTTGGATAACAACGGTAAGCCGGGACTGGATCAGAGGATGATTTTAGACGGTGGTTTTTTAGAGTTAGTCCGTTACGGTGTGGTTGATGCCCAAGATCCAGTGATTAAAAACAGCGTGATGCTGATTGATAATCAAAGCCTTGAAGATAACCTGCGAGTTAAGTATGAGTTTACCGCGAAAGATGGCAGCAAAATTCCGGGTTATCGTCGTTATGGTAATGACGGCTATGGCGAAGACACGGTAACGGGACTTAGCTATGCGGAAAAAGGCAATACAGTAGACCAACGAGGACGTGTTTGGCCATTTTTTACCGGCGAGCGCGGCCATTATGAATTAGCCCTAGCCAAGGCTAATGGCACATTATCGGCTGACACTAAACAAGCGCTTATCAACACCTATGTAAAGGGCATGGAAACCTTTGCCAACCAAGGGTTAATGTTGCCAGAACAAGCCTGGGATGGCATCGGTAATGCCACTCCATATGACTACAAAATGGGTCAAGGCACTAACTCTGCCACACCGCTTGCGTGGACTCATGCCGAATACGTTAAATTGGTGCGTTCGATGACCGACGAACAAGTGTGGGACTTTTACCCTGTGGTAAAACAGCAATTAGCGCAATAA
- a CDS encoding IS4 family transposase, translated as MSIFNAEQWSYNHFKNGSFGDSRRTDRVIEVAADMARCSGKSIALSCRGNEAKVEGAYRLIRNDNISPEVIRASGFQHTAELAQPYAEILAIDDTTALSYKHQVAQELGKLGTTTDKSRGWWVHSTLLLDSFTTQTIGLIHQEYWLRPNNPEDADEKESGKWSEASYFCRQRLGDIMSRVISVCDREADILSYIQDKQKHNERFVVRAKHSRALVETGPKLFEHLESQAELGEYTIDIAQKGTKNSKGKPVNRVARKAKLTIKVAQVTFKAKGETQPVNVVYAQEKTSKNVTEPLRWVLLTTEPIDTLIQALHIIDIYTARWRIEDFHKAWKTGAGAERQRMTEPKNLERAVSILAFIGVRLLQLREAITLPYYLRKKGLLEEAKAVEAQRCDTVLEEDEWKVLMRFNKPRGHKDKGAPSLKWAYQSIAKLGGFTDTKRTGIASWTAVWEGWSTLQSHVVGYRVAKEMIADGESL; from the coding sequence ATGTCTATTTTCAACGCAGAGCAATGGTCATACAATCACTTTAAAAACGGTTCATTTGGTGACTCACGTCGCACTGACCGTGTCATCGAAGTTGCTGCCGACATGGCGCGTTGTAGCGGTAAGTCAATCGCTTTATCATGTCGAGGTAATGAAGCTAAAGTTGAAGGGGCTTATCGATTGATCCGTAATGACAACATTTCTCCAGAAGTGATTAGAGCTTCTGGTTTTCAACATACTGCAGAGCTTGCCCAGCCCTATGCTGAGATATTAGCCATTGATGACACCACTGCGTTGAGTTACAAACACCAAGTAGCACAAGAGCTTGGCAAACTTGGGACGACGACAGATAAATCACGTGGTTGGTGGGTTCATTCAACCCTGCTATTAGACAGCTTCACGACTCAGACTATCGGGCTTATTCATCAAGAATACTGGCTTCGTCCTAATAACCCTGAAGATGCTGACGAAAAAGAAAGTGGTAAGTGGTCAGAAGCGTCCTATTTCTGCCGTCAACGCTTGGGAGACATCATGTCACGGGTCATTTCAGTGTGTGACAGAGAAGCAGATATATTGAGTTATATTCAAGATAAGCAGAAGCATAATGAACGTTTCGTTGTTCGAGCGAAACATTCAAGAGCACTGGTTGAGACAGGACCTAAGTTATTTGAACACCTTGAGTCACAAGCAGAACTGGGTGAATACACTATAGATATCGCCCAGAAAGGGACAAAAAATAGTAAAGGGAAGCCTGTAAACCGCGTAGCCAGAAAAGCCAAGCTAACAATTAAAGTGGCACAGGTTACCTTCAAAGCAAAAGGTGAAACTCAGCCTGTCAATGTGGTGTACGCTCAAGAAAAAACATCAAAAAACGTGACCGAGCCGTTGCGCTGGGTGTTATTAACAACAGAGCCAATCGATACGTTAATTCAAGCACTTCATATTATTGATATTTACACCGCAAGATGGCGAATTGAAGATTTTCATAAAGCATGGAAAACGGGTGCAGGAGCTGAGCGCCAAAGAATGACAGAGCCTAAGAATTTAGAAAGAGCGGTTTCAATCTTAGCGTTTATCGGCGTCCGTTTACTGCAACTCAGAGAAGCCATCACCCTCCCTTATTATTTACGTAAAAAAGGGCTGCTTGAGGAGGCCAAAGCAGTGGAGGCTCAACGCTGTGACACGGTGCTCGAAGAAGATGAATGGAAGGTGCTAATGCGGTTTAATAAGCCTAGAGGGCATAAAGATAAAGGAGCGCCGAGTCTGAAGTGGGCGTATCAATCAATCGCAAAGCTGGGTGGTTTCACCGATACCAAACGAACAGGGATCGCAAGCTGGACGGCGGTTTGGGAAGGTTGGAGTACATTACAGTCTCATGTTGTAGGCTACCGAGTCGCGAAAGAAATGATTGCTGATGGCGAGAGCTTATGA
- a CDS encoding MFS transporter encodes MSANNNNNNNNATQQPQLNFWQIFNMCFGFLGIQFGFALQNANVSRIFQTLGASIDDIPILWIAAPLTGLIVQPIIGYLSDKTWNRLGRRRPYFLIGAVLTTLSLFIMPHSPTLWIAAGMLWIMDASINIAMEPFRAFVGDNLPKSQRTQGYAMQSFFIGIGAVVASAMPYILTNVFDVANTAAAGDIADSVRYSFYFGGAVLFVAVGWTIISTKEYSPEQLAAFHQHDTTDNEATRANTRTSGQYQTGAIIWIAIGAVFTAAIMIQDLDKQLYILSLGILAFGPLQLFCSRKLANTAASEMLPTQQRESFGMLFNVVDDLFHMPKAMRQLAVVQFFAWFALFAMWIYTTAAVTSHHYHSSDVLSQAYNDGADWVGILFASYNGFAAIAAIIIPFLAKAVGIKLTHTINMFLGGLGLISFMFIQDPNQLWIPMIGVGFAWASILSVPYAMLSAALPPKKMGVYLGIFNFFIVIPQLLAASILGLLLKSFFDGEPIYALILGGVSMMISGIAVLFVQQEK; translated from the coding sequence ATGTCTGCGAATAACAATAATAATAATAATAATGCCACGCAACAACCACAGCTTAATTTTTGGCAAATCTTCAATATGTGTTTTGGATTTTTGGGGATCCAATTTGGCTTCGCCCTGCAAAATGCCAACGTCAGTCGTATTTTTCAAACCTTGGGCGCCTCTATCGACGACATTCCCATTCTCTGGATTGCCGCCCCGTTGACCGGCTTGATTGTACAACCCATTATTGGTTACTTGAGTGACAAAACGTGGAATCGACTGGGTCGTCGTCGACCGTATTTTTTAATTGGCGCAGTATTAACTACATTGTCGTTATTTATAATGCCGCACTCGCCAACCTTATGGATTGCGGCGGGCATGTTGTGGATTATGGATGCATCAATCAATATCGCCATGGAGCCGTTTCGTGCCTTTGTTGGCGACAACTTACCGAAAAGCCAACGTACTCAAGGGTACGCCATGCAAAGTTTCTTTATTGGTATTGGCGCTGTGGTCGCCTCAGCCATGCCATACATATTAACCAATGTATTTGATGTGGCTAATACCGCCGCTGCCGGTGATATTGCCGATTCAGTGCGTTATTCATTTTATTTTGGGGGTGCGGTGCTGTTTGTCGCGGTCGGTTGGACCATTATATCAACCAAAGAATACTCGCCTGAACAACTGGCGGCGTTTCATCAACATGACACGACTGACAATGAAGCCACCCGCGCTAACACTCGCACCAGTGGCCAATACCAAACTGGCGCCATTATTTGGATAGCCATTGGCGCAGTGTTTACTGCCGCCATTATGATCCAAGATCTCGACAAACAATTGTACATATTAAGCTTAGGAATTTTGGCATTTGGGCCGTTACAACTATTTTGTTCACGTAAGTTAGCCAACACAGCAGCAAGTGAAATGCTGCCAACTCAGCAACGCGAAAGCTTTGGCATGTTGTTTAATGTCGTCGATGACTTGTTTCATATGCCCAAAGCCATGCGCCAGCTTGCAGTAGTGCAGTTTTTCGCCTGGTTTGCATTGTTTGCAATGTGGATTTACACCACAGCAGCGGTGACATCGCATCATTACCATAGCTCAGATGTATTAAGCCAAGCCTATAACGATGGCGCTGACTGGGTCGGAATATTGTTTGCTTCATATAACGGTTTTGCGGCTATTGCCGCGATTATTATTCCATTTTTAGCCAAAGCAGTCGGCATTAAACTGACCCACACCATCAATATGTTTTTAGGTGGACTGGGTCTCATCAGCTTTATGTTTATTCAAGACCCCAATCAATTGTGGATCCCTATGATTGGCGTTGGCTTTGCTTGGGCATCTATTTTATCGGTGCCCTATGCCATGCTATCCGCTGCACTGCCGCCTAAAAAAATGGGCGTGTATTTAGGCATATTTAACTTTTTCATTGTGATCCCACAATTATTAGCCGCCAGTATTTTAGGCTTGTTACTGAAGAGCTTCTTTGATGGCGAACCGATTTACGCACTGATTTTAGGTGGAGTGTCGATGATGATTTCAGGCATTGCAGTGTTGTTCGTTCAACAAGAAAAGTAA
- a CDS encoding DUF808 domain-containing protein, which produces MAGASLLTLLDDIATILDDVAAMSKVAARKTAGVLGDDLALNAQQVSGVASERELPVVFAVAMGSFRNKVILVPMAMLISAFIPWAITPLLMFGGLFLCYEGFEKVYHSITHKKLPVADDNTIIAKAKTDIDDLAAFEKEKIKGAIRTDFVLSAEIIAISLGVAAHMDLMGQFLTLSVIAIVMTVGVYGLVAGIVKIDDLGLYLAQRKPSGMGHKLGLGLVSAAPYLMKTLTFVGTIAMFMVGGGILTHGIHVVFEWIEHAQTMVNQVSVVGGFLGLLTPSVLNALFGVIAGGLAVLVINGVTKLMPSKT; this is translated from the coding sequence ATGGCCGGTGCCAGTTTATTAACTCTCTTAGATGATATTGCCACTATTTTGGATGATGTGGCGGCAATGAGTAAAGTGGCAGCACGCAAAACAGCGGGCGTCTTGGGTGATGACTTAGCGCTAAATGCGCAGCAAGTATCAGGTGTTGCCTCTGAGCGAGAATTGCCAGTGGTGTTTGCGGTGGCCATGGGCTCGTTTCGCAATAAAGTCATTTTAGTACCGATGGCCATGCTCATTAGTGCATTTATTCCCTGGGCTATTACACCGTTATTGATGTTTGGTGGTTTATTTTTATGTTATGAAGGCTTTGAAAAAGTTTACCATTCAATAACCCACAAGAAGTTACCCGTCGCCGATGACAATACTATTATCGCTAAAGCAAAAACCGATATTGACGATTTAGCAGCATTTGAGAAAGAAAAAATCAAAGGCGCTATTCGCACCGATTTTGTTTTATCGGCTGAAATCATCGCGATTAGTTTAGGCGTCGCAGCCCACATGGATCTAATGGGTCAGTTTTTAACCTTGTCGGTTATTGCCATTGTGATGACGGTCGGGGTATACGGTTTAGTGGCTGGGATTGTTAAAATAGATGATCTGGGTTTATATCTAGCTCAGCGAAAGCCTAGTGGAATGGGGCATAAATTAGGACTAGGTTTAGTGTCTGCGGCACCTTATTTAATGAAAACCCTTACCTTTGTTGGCACAATTGCGATGTTTATGGTTGGTGGCGGTATTTTAACTCATGGTATCCATGTGGTGTTTGAATGGATTGAACATGCACAAACAATGGTTAATCAAGTCAGTGTAGTCGGTGGATTTTTAGGATTGTTAACCCCAAGTGTACTCAATGCATTATTTGGTGTGATTGCGGGTGGTTTGGCGGTGTTAGTCATCAACGGTGTGACCAAGTTAATGCCTTCTAAAACATAA
- a CDS encoding DUF3334 family protein, with the protein MNSSSTVKNDDILLKLCHSVSHVLSSTSASHVSHAGMVQSISRTRLKPDLACFSIFDGGFSGLVVINFSAAAAIEIYRRYMLNMGMPEAELAFSHTSDDVSNVMGELMNQILGDFIGKISKELQTSISQSQPKMLVINKELTISVDTNLDNAVARRVSFKTENNHIFYLEFAMDKTEFIRSADFEMDEEFDLDSLIETHGKAAQVNTAKSKDVLNDPNIKGIVVDDADDLLSELGL; encoded by the coding sequence ATGAATTCATCTTCTACAGTCAAAAATGACGACATTTTACTTAAGCTTTGTCATTCAGTTTCTCATGTTCTTTCTAGCACTAGTGCGAGCCATGTTAGTCATGCTGGGATGGTTCAAAGTATTTCTCGTACCCGTTTAAAACCTGATTTGGCTTGTTTCTCTATTTTTGACGGCGGCTTTTCTGGTTTAGTCGTGATCAATTTTTCTGCTGCAGCAGCGATTGAAATTTATCGCCGTTATATGCTCAATATGGGCATGCCTGAAGCGGAATTAGCGTTTTCGCATACCTCTGATGATGTCAGTAATGTGATGGGCGAATTAATGAACCAGATTTTAGGTGATTTTATTGGCAAAATATCAAAAGAGTTACAAACCTCAATTAGCCAAAGTCAGCCAAAAATGTTGGTAATTAATAAAGAGTTGACCATTTCAGTTGATACTAATCTCGATAATGCAGTCGCTAGGAGAGTGTCTTTTAAAACTGAAAATAATCATATTTTCTACCTTGAATTCGCCATGGATAAAACCGAGTTTATTCGTTCGGCAGACTTTGAAATGGACGAGGAGTTTGATTTAGATTCGTTAATTGAAACTCATGGTAAAGCAGCGCAAGTTAACACTGCTAAATCAAAAGATGTATTAAATGATCCCAATATTAAAGGCATTGTTGTCGATGACGCTGATGACTTGCTTAGTGAGCTTGGATTATAA
- a CDS encoding DUF805 domain-containing protein, whose protein sequence is MDWYVKVLKQYFDFSGRARRKEFWMFGLVSMIISIVLTLLDMGVGLYNDLYGAGLFSSIYSLAIMIPSIAVSARRLHDTDHSAWWLLLMFIPLLGVLILLVVMCFNSKEDNEYGPNPKAEPSLGDNDNLAV, encoded by the coding sequence ATGGATTGGTATGTAAAAGTATTGAAGCAGTACTTTGATTTTAGCGGCCGAGCACGCCGTAAAGAATTTTGGATGTTTGGACTTGTCAGCATGATCATTAGTATTGTGCTGACCTTATTAGATATGGGCGTGGGTTTATACAATGACCTTTATGGCGCAGGGTTATTTAGCTCTATTTATTCACTTGCCATAATGATCCCAAGTATCGCCGTGAGTGCACGTCGCCTACACGATACTGACCATTCTGCTTGGTGGCTGTTGTTAATGTTTATTCCATTGCTAGGAGTATTAATTCTTTTGGTAGTGATGTGCTTTAACAGTAAAGAAGACAATGAATACGGCCCAAACCCAAAGGCAGAACCCAGTCTTGGTGATAACGACAATTTAGCCGTTTAG
- a CDS encoding glycoside hydrolase family 97 protein, with product MVHAYSSDSTSSTHSSISTDSTSSALSTAQLTFTPNIVSLSCALVLATIAIPSTVQAKTVNVTSPDKHINISLTDDNGRPEYQIQFNGKTVISPSKLGLVFQQLGELGTDFNIKHVTNSSVDQTWQQPWGERENIRDNYNRVVATLSNGKIDFDIEFKAFNDGIGFRYLVPKQAGLTNTPKLDITDELTEFAIPDPQHTTAWWIPGRGWNRYEYLYNTTSLDKIDRAHTPMTFRTADGVHLSIHEAALTDYAAMVLNQGRDGILHADLTPWSDGIRVKTQPGFSTPWRTIQIAKDAPGLLNSDLILNLNEPNKLGDVSWVQPGKYVGIWWGMHLNENTWGSGPKHGATTSETKRYMDFAAQYGFDGVLVEGWNEGWDGSWFENGDVFSFTQAYPDFDIDEVTEYGHSKNVRLIGHHETSGSVTNYRNQMSDAYDMYQKHGVTQVKTGYVADGGDIKRVDDNGIVRHEWHDGQFMVNEYLYSVTEAAKRGISINTHEPIKDTGLRRTYPNWIAREGARGQEYNAWGSPPNTPEHTAILPYTRMLAGPMDFTPGIFNLAPQGLDAVNRVKTTLTKQLALYVVLYSPIQMAADLPRNYVQRLDAFQFIQDVPTDWSESIALAGDIGDYVAFARKQRGAEDWYVGALTDEVPRKINLKLDFLTPGKRYEAQIYRDGAKADWLTNPYDYVIETKTVTAIETLDLSLAASGGTAIRLKAL from the coding sequence ATGGTGCACGCTTATTCATCTGACTCAACCAGCTCAACTCATTCTTCGATCTCAACTGACTCAACCAGTTCAGCGCTCTCAACGGCTCAGTTAACCTTTACGCCCAATATCGTTAGTTTGTCTTGTGCACTAGTACTGGCAACCATTGCCATTCCTAGCACGGTGCAGGCTAAAACGGTTAATGTTACCTCCCCAGACAAACACATCAACATCAGTTTGACTGACGACAATGGTCGTCCTGAATACCAAATACAATTTAACGGTAAAACCGTGATTAGTCCGAGTAAGCTGGGGTTGGTATTTCAACAGTTAGGTGAATTAGGTACTGATTTCAACATTAAACATGTGACTAACAGCAGCGTAGACCAAACATGGCAACAACCTTGGGGGGAGCGTGAAAATATCCGCGATAATTACAACCGCGTGGTCGCCACCCTGAGTAACGGCAAAATTGACTTCGATATCGAATTTAAAGCCTTTAACGACGGTATTGGTTTCCGCTATTTAGTGCCTAAGCAAGCAGGACTCACTAACACACCCAAACTTGATATTACCGACGAGTTAACTGAATTTGCGATACCCGATCCACAGCACACCACCGCATGGTGGATCCCTGGGCGTGGTTGGAACCGTTACGAATATTTATACAATACGACTTCACTTGATAAAATCGACCGCGCGCATACGCCAATGACTTTTAGAACGGCAGATGGCGTGCATTTAAGTATTCATGAAGCCGCCCTCACCGACTATGCCGCTATGGTCCTTAATCAAGGCCGTGATGGTATTTTGCATGCTGATTTAACCCCATGGTCTGATGGTATTCGCGTTAAAACTCAACCTGGATTTTCAACACCGTGGCGCACGATTCAAATTGCTAAAGATGCCCCGGGATTACTTAACTCAGACCTAATCCTTAACCTTAACGAGCCCAACAAGCTTGGCGATGTGTCTTGGGTGCAACCAGGTAAATACGTGGGTATTTGGTGGGGAATGCATTTAAATGAAAACACCTGGGGAAGCGGACCTAAACACGGCGCAACCACCAGCGAAACCAAGCGTTATATGGACTTTGCCGCCCAATATGGTTTTGATGGTGTATTAGTTGAAGGTTGGAATGAAGGCTGGGATGGCAGTTGGTTTGAAAACGGCGATGTATTTAGCTTTACCCAAGCCTACCCTGACTTTGATATTGATGAAGTGACGGAATACGGCCACAGTAAAAATGTCCGTTTAATTGGCCATCATGAAACCTCAGGCTCGGTAACCAATTATCGTAATCAAATGAGTGATGCCTATGATATGTATCAAAAGCATGGTGTGACCCAAGTGAAAACCGGTTATGTGGCAGATGGCGGCGATATTAAACGAGTTGATGACAACGGCATTGTTAGGCATGAGTGGCACGACGGTCAGTTTATGGTTAACGAATACCTGTACAGCGTGACTGAAGCAGCAAAACGTGGCATTAGCATTAATACCCACGAACCGATTAAAGATACAGGTCTTCGTCGTACTTATCCTAACTGGATTGCCCGTGAAGGCGCTCGTGGTCAGGAATATAATGCCTGGGGCAGTCCGCCAAACACGCCTGAACATACTGCAATATTACCTTACACCCGCATGTTAGCCGGACCGATGGATTTTACCCCAGGGATTTTTAATTTAGCCCCACAGGGCTTAGATGCGGTTAATCGAGTTAAAACCACATTAACAAAACAGCTAGCCCTTTACGTCGTGTTATACAGCCCAATTCAAATGGCGGCCGATTTACCACGTAACTATGTACAACGCCTAGATGCATTTCAGTTTATTCAAGATGTGCCCACTGACTGGAGCGAAAGTATTGCCCTTGCCGGTGACATTGGTGATTACGTTGCTTTTGCCCGTAAACAGCGAGGTGCTGAAGATTGGTATGTAGGTGCATTAACCGACGAGGTGCCGCGTAAAATAAACCTAAAACTAGACTTTTTAACACCGGGTAAACGTTATGAAGCACAAATATACCGCGATGGAGCTAAAGCGGATTGGTTAACCAACCCTTATGATTATGTGATTGAAACTAAAACTGTCACGGCAATAGAGACCCTCGATTTGTCATTGGCAGCCAGCGGTGGCACAGCAATTCGCTTGAAAGCGCTATAA
- a CDS encoding LacI family DNA-binding transcriptional regulator, which translates to MTSKATSIDIAYRAGVSQSTVSRALRNSPLVNLETRQRIQAIAKELNYKVDKNASNLRMQNSHTLALLICEDPTNDESMINPFFLSMLGSITRATARQGYDLLVSFQQLSTDWHADYEDSNKADGIILLGYGDYVDYAHKLDKLIEKETHFVIWGAEHNNKAVLSIGCDNHQGGVIATEHLLGLGHKNIAFLGDSSSRSPEFRDRYLGHVDALKAVDIQVDKHLQHDAINTEASGYNAANLLLDSAVAFDAIFTASDLIAIGAIRALKKRGVSVPEQVAVVGYDDIPVASFSNPPLTTIKQDTQFAGEILVESVLKLIRGQEVSQRLIKTNLLVRSSCGANVEEN; encoded by the coding sequence ATGACATCTAAAGCGACTTCTATTGATATAGCTTACCGTGCAGGCGTGTCGCAATCGACTGTGTCTCGTGCGTTAAGAAACAGTCCGTTGGTAAATTTAGAAACACGACAGCGTATCCAAGCCATTGCAAAAGAACTCAATTATAAAGTCGATAAAAATGCCAGTAACTTGCGCATGCAAAACAGCCATACGTTAGCATTGCTAATTTGTGAAGATCCAACTAATGATGAGTCGATGATTAACCCATTTTTCCTCTCTATGTTGGGTTCGATCACTCGAGCAACCGCCCGTCAAGGTTATGATTTATTGGTGTCATTCCAGCAGCTTTCAACTGATTGGCATGCAGATTATGAAGACAGTAATAAAGCCGATGGTATTATTTTATTAGGTTATGGTGATTATGTAGACTATGCCCATAAGCTAGATAAGTTAATCGAGAAAGAAACTCACTTTGTTATTTGGGGGGCGGAGCATAACAACAAGGCGGTATTATCGATTGGTTGTGATAATCATCAAGGCGGTGTTATTGCTACGGAACATTTACTTGGATTAGGCCATAAAAATATCGCGTTTTTAGGTGATTCCTCTAGTCGCAGCCCTGAGTTTAGAGACCGATACTTAGGCCATGTTGATGCTTTAAAAGCTGTCGATATCCAAGTTGATAAACACTTACAACATGACGCCATTAATACTGAAGCTTCTGGCTATAATGCTGCCAACCTATTATTAGACAGTGCTGTGGCATTTGATGCCATTTTTACCGCCAGTGACCTTATTGCGATAGGGGCGATTCGTGCACTAAAAAAGCGTGGTGTTTCTGTGCCAGAGCAAGTTGCTGTGGTGGGATATGATGATATTCCAGTGGCAAGTTTTTCTAATCCACCGTTAACAACTATTAAGCAAGATACTCAGTTTGCTGGCGAAATACTGGTAGAGAGTGTATTGAAGTTAATCCGTGGTCAAGAAGTGAGTCAGCGGTTAATCAAAACTAATTTATTGGTACGTAGCTCGTGTGGTGCAAATGTTGAAGAGAATTAA